In one Novosphingopyxis iocasae genomic region, the following are encoded:
- the gatA gene encoding Asp-tRNA(Asn)/Glu-tRNA(Gln) amidotransferase subunit GatA gives MSELTELGVAAIRDGVKDGSFTAVEVAEAFNARVEKASALNAFLVTTPERAINAAEAVDKARADGGELGSMAGVPIGMKDLFCTDGVETTAASGILKGFHPPYESTVSANLWKAGAGMLGKLNMDQFAMGSSNETSAFGNVISPWRRNDGGNTDLSPGGSSGGSSAAVAARLCPAATGTDTGGSIRQPAAFTGITGIKPTYGRCSRWGVVAFASSLDQAGPMARDVTDCAIMLGAMAGFDPKDSTSLNEPVPDWAGALSGDLKGLKVGIPKEYRVEGMDGEIDGLWREGAKRLEDAGAEVVEISLPHTKYALPAYYIVAPAEASSNLARYDGVRYGLRDLPEGADLQEMYAATRAAGFGAEVKRRIMIGTYVLSAGFYDAYYTQASKVRTLISRDFQQAWGECDVILAPTAPTAAFGLGDLTGDPLTMYLNDVFAVPASMAGLPASSVPAGLNSQGLPLGLQLIGKPLDEQTVLNASLALEQRSGFNARPEDWW, from the coding sequence CGAAGCCTTCAACGCGCGCGTGGAGAAGGCATCCGCGCTCAACGCGTTTCTTGTCACAACGCCGGAGCGCGCGATCAACGCCGCCGAAGCGGTGGACAAGGCGCGGGCTGACGGCGGAGAACTGGGCAGCATGGCCGGCGTGCCGATCGGCATGAAGGACCTGTTTTGCACGGACGGAGTGGAAACCACCGCGGCCAGCGGCATTTTGAAGGGCTTCCACCCGCCTTACGAATCCACCGTATCCGCCAATCTGTGGAAGGCGGGCGCGGGCATGCTGGGCAAGCTCAACATGGACCAGTTCGCCATGGGCTCGTCCAATGAGACCAGCGCGTTCGGCAATGTGATCTCCCCCTGGCGCCGCAATGACGGCGGCAATACCGATCTGTCGCCCGGTGGCAGCTCGGGCGGCAGTTCCGCCGCCGTCGCCGCGCGGCTCTGTCCCGCAGCAACCGGCACCGATACCGGCGGCTCGATCCGCCAGCCCGCCGCCTTTACGGGCATCACCGGCATCAAGCCGACTTATGGTCGCTGCTCACGCTGGGGCGTCGTCGCCTTCGCCTCCAGCCTGGACCAGGCCGGGCCGATGGCGCGCGACGTGACCGATTGCGCGATCATGCTCGGCGCGATGGCGGGTTTCGACCCCAAGGATTCGACGTCGCTGAACGAGCCGGTGCCCGATTGGGCCGGTGCCCTTTCCGGCGATCTCAAAGGCTTGAAGGTCGGTATTCCCAAGGAATATCGCGTCGAGGGCATGGACGGCGAAATCGACGGGCTGTGGCGCGAAGGCGCGAAGCGGCTTGAGGATGCGGGGGCCGAGGTCGTCGAGATTTCGCTGCCGCACACCAAATATGCGCTGCCGGCTTATTATATCGTCGCGCCTGCGGAAGCCTCCTCGAACCTCGCGCGCTATGACGGCGTGCGTTACGGCCTGCGCGATCTGCCGGAAGGCGCGGACCTTCAGGAAATGTACGCCGCCACGCGTGCCGCGGGCTTCGGCGCCGAGGTGAAGCGCCGCATCATGATCGGCACCTATGTGCTGAGCGCGGGTTTCTACGACGCTTATTACACGCAGGCTTCCAAGGTCCGCACGCTGATCAGCCGCGATTTCCAGCAGGCCTGGGGCGAATGCGACGTGATCCTCGCCCCCACCGCGCCGACCGCGGCCTTCGGGCTGGGCGACCTAACCGGCGATCCGCTCACCATGTATCTGAACGACGTGTTCGCCGTGCCCGCATCGATGGCCGGGCTTCCAGCCAGTAGCGTGCCCGCCGGCCTCAACAGCCAAGGCCTGCCGCTGGGGCTGCAGCTGATCGGCAAGCCGCTCGACGAGCAGACCGTGTTGAACGCCAGCCTGGCACTGGAACAGCGCAGCGGCTTCAACGCGCGTCCGGAGGACTGGTGGTGA